The genomic window GGCATTGGATTCTGCGATGTCCCCTAATGGAGTAGAAGTACCGTGCATATTGATATGATCTACTTCATCAGCAGTTAGTCCCGCGTCTTCCATGCAGTTTTTCATTACGAGGTAAGCGCCCAGTCCTTCAGGATGCGGTGCCGTCATGTGATGTGCATCTGCACTCAGGCCTCCGCCTTTTAATTCTGCATAAATGGTCGCCCCGCGTTTTATGGCGTGTTCATATTCTTCAAGAACGATACATCCTGCGCCTTCCCCCAGTACAAAACCGTCGCGGTCTTTGTCGAAAGGTCTTGAAGCCGTTTTAGGATCATCATTTCTTGTCGAAAGCGCCATCATTGCATTGAAACCACCTACGCCGCTTGCGGTAACGGCAGCTTCAGAGCCTCCGCACACAATAACGTCTGCTTTTCCGAGCTGGATCAGCATTTTGGAATCAATTAACGCGTTCGCTGACGATGCACATGCGGAAACCGTGGTATAGTTCGGTCCGTGGAAGCCATATTCGATAGAAATATGCCCCGGTGTGATGTCGGCGATCATTTTAGGAATAAAGAAAGGGTTGAATCTCGGGATCTCCGTGTTGGCCCATCCTAAAACTTCGGTTTCGAAAGTTTCCAAACCTCCGATTCCGGAACCCCAGATTACGCCGACCCTGTTTTTATCTACCTGGTCTTCGATAATTCTTGAGTGTCCTACCGCTTCCCTTGCTGCTACAAGCCCCAGCTGGGTATTCCGGTCCATTTTTTTTGCTTCTTTCTTGTCGAAATGCTGCAGCGGATCGAAATTTTTTACTTCGCAGGCGAATTTGGTCTTAAAGTTTGTGGCATCAAAAAGAGTAATAGGAGCGGCTCCGCTCTCACCTTTTACAAGATTTTCCCAGTATTCTTTTGCATTATTTCCAATCGGTGTTATTGCTCCAAAACCGGTTACAACTACTCTTTTTAATTCCATAAACTTTGTTTAATTTCTTTTTTGTTGAAGAATATTATTTATTTACTACTTCTTCGATATAAGCGATAGCGTGACCTACAGTAGTAATTTTTTCAGCTTGGTCATCAGGGATCTGAATGTTGAATTCTTTTTCAAATTCCATGATAAGTTCTACTGTATCCAATGAGTCTGCTCCTAAATCGTTTGTGAAGCTAGCCTCTGGAGTTACTTCTGTTTCTTCAACGTCAAGCTTATCAGCGATGATAGCTTTTACTCTTGATGCAATGTCTGACATAGTAAATTTTTTTTTAATTGTTAGATGGTGCAAATATATAAAATTCTTTACGATAAAACATTTTTTTAGTCTTTTTTGTGGCCTGTAGGTACTTATTTTATGATGCGGAGGTTTAGTCTTTTAGTTTTCAGTTGTTTATATTTTGCCACTTGAAAGGCTGCTTGAGATTTGATCTCCGAAAGAAAATCCGGAAATACCGATGGCCGTCCGGCCTATTACACCCGAGCTGTTTCATTATTATTTTTCTTCCTATTTTCTTTGCGAAGCAACATTATCACTAGCTTTGCAGACTAATTTTTTAGCCCGTTATTTAGTTTTTACATTCATGAAAAAGATTTTCCATCTCCTGTTTCTCGCCTTTTCCGTATCTCTGTTTTCACAGGCCAAAGGAAAAGTGATCAAAATAAAAGACGGCGATACCCTCGTGGTTTTACTCTCCGACAACACCGAGCAGACCCTCCGCCTTGCCGAAGTCGACTGTCCGGAGAGCGGCCAGGCTTTCGGAAAGAATGCAA from Chryseobacterium sp. SORGH_AS_0447 includes these protein-coding regions:
- the fabF gene encoding beta-ketoacyl-ACP synthase II is translated as MELKRVVVTGFGAITPIGNNAKEYWENLVKGESGAAPITLFDATNFKTKFACEVKNFDPLQHFDKKEAKKMDRNTQLGLVAAREAVGHSRIIEDQVDKNRVGVIWGSGIGGLETFETEVLGWANTEIPRFNPFFIPKMIADITPGHISIEYGFHGPNYTTVSACASSANALIDSKMLIQLGKADVIVCGGSEAAVTASGVGGFNAMMALSTRNDDPKTASRPFDKDRDGFVLGEGAGCIVLEEYEHAIKRGATIYAELKGGGLSADAHHMTAPHPEGLGAYLVMKNCMEDAGLTADEVDHINMHGTSTPLGDIAESNAISKLLGEHAFDIQINSTKSMTGHLLGAAGVIEAIAALGTIIHGIVPPTINHFTDDENIDSRLNFTFNEAAKKDVKVAMSNTFGFGGHNACVLFKKI
- a CDS encoding acyl carrier protein, with amino-acid sequence MSDIASRVKAIIADKLDVEETEVTPEASFTNDLGADSLDTVELIMEFEKEFNIQIPDDQAEKITTVGHAIAYIEEVVNK